CCAATTCAGTGGTGATATGCGCACCATTTACCGTTGCAATAACCGAACGGTCATACAAATCAATGATCGTACAATTGTAGCGCACCTTCCCACCTTTGAGATAGAGATAGGTAAAGTCAACACACCAGATTCGATTCGGTTTTTCGGCATAAAAATTCTGGTTAAGTAAATCAGGAAAAACCTTATGAGCAGAGCCTTTTCTGTAGTCTGGCTTCTTTCTTCTAACGATAGATCTGAGCCCTAGCTCCTTCATGTATTTGTGAATGGTAACTTGACTAAGGACGAATCCATGGGGGTTCATTTAAGGTGATGGTATTATAGTTGTTGTCATGTAATATCTTCATCTGCTGTTCAAAGTTTTCTACATTTAAAACAGCCCCATTATTTATATAAGGGTTTTCTTCTTCTTTCAGTAGGTGGTGGTACATTAACACTGGAATTTCATTGGCAGGTTCATTTATTATATAATTTTTATTTACTCTTGATTCAATCTCAGGTTCAGCTTTAGCTTGCACACAATATTTTAGGAAGCTATTTATAAGCCTTAGTGTAGTATTAGTCATCTTAGTTTCATCGCCATATTTTATGAGCTCAATATCACCAACATCATCTTTTGCAAATGCAACACCGGTAAATGTTAATACTAACATCACTGCCATAAGGATAACACTAAAGCTTTTTTTAAAATTCAAATCATCATCCCCCTTTTCCCTAAAACTCTATTAAACACAATGCTTCTACAGATTATCCTATATTCCTCTGTTGAATTTTGTAGGTTTCGGTCGACTGTCATATTAACTATTTTACTGTACCGATCACGATTATTACTATACACCATACTTTGCCTGCCACTGCTTCATATTCGTAACCTTGATGTTCTTGAAATAGTTAGAAATCTATAAAATACTGTTGTTTACAGAATTTTTTGTAGATATACTATAATTGGTAGGACTATCTTAAACTGACCCGGGGGGTGATGATATGTTGTTTTCACTGCAAGCGCCTAAATCCCTGGTTTATGAAACCTTACAAGGACTCAACTTGTTTAAAGATGTGCCTGCTGACCAGTTACATATTATCAGCAAGGGTTGTAATATAGTCACCCTCCGCAACAACCAACACATTGTATCACAGGGAGATATGCTGCGAAATTTCTTCATTGTTCTTCATGGGGAATTAGAGGTTTATGTTGAAGATGAGTTTGGGGAAAAATTTGTATTGCATCGACTGTTAGCCGGAGATTACTATGGTGATATTTGTTTACTTACCGGGGAACCATCCCATGTAAGCATTAATTCGGCCAAAAGAAGCAAGATTATAATCTTTGACGACGAAGCCTTCCAAAAGCTTATTCAACTAATTCCACAAATTAACAACACCATCATTAAAAATCTCTCATATCAACTAAAGCAAATAAACATTAAAAAGACCTCCGTTAAGAATAAACAACTGGCCCTGTCCAACTTTTTGCTGGAATCCAGAACATATTTAAAGAAACTGGTAGGTAAAAGTAGATTCACTAAAAAGCTGCGTCACATAATCGACGAGCAAGCTAAACACTGTGAGCCTTTGTTAATCACCGGAGAAAAGGGCACAGGTAAGCTTTTGGTGGCCAATCTCATTCATAATAAAAGCATAAGAAAGAAGTTTCCATTTATCGTCGTAGATTGTGAGGAACTGGTTCACGACGTGGAAGGTATTAAATTGCTGGGCCCTCTGTCAAAGGAAACTTCACAACTGTACCAGTTTAGCTACCTTGATTTGGCTAAGGGTGGCTCCCTCTACTTAAATGATATTGAGTTGCTGCCCAAAGAAACGCTATTGAGGTTGTTGAAGTATGTAGACCAACACCGGGATGTTAGAATTATTATGGCCTCCACAGTGACAGACCCCGGCCAATATATTGAAAGAAAAAAAACGGGTATTAATACTGCCTCATTATTTAACAACAGCCTTCACCTCGATCCCTTGCGGAGCAGAAAAAGAGATATTCCCGAACTGATTAATTACTTTGTAAACTTAAAATGTAAAAAATATGAAAAAGAAACTAATATCACCCTTTCCTCGGATGCCGTTGAAAAGCTGCTCTCCCATGATTATCAGCAATCGAACATCCAGGAGTTAGAGGAAATTATAGATAGGGCTGTGCTATTGACAGACGGTGAAGTCATTGAAGCAGACAGTATTATTATTGGCGAAGTAAACCGAAGCCGACCCGGTTTTAATTTATTGGACTTATCAATCTTTAAAGAATTAGTATATAAAAGAACCTGGCCCCAAAGGGTCCAAATGATGGTGACGGTAATATTCCTGGGAGTTCTTATAATAAGCTTTTGGGGAGGACATCAATTCCAATGGATTAATGTATTTACCTGGAAGGTTTTGGGCCCTGCTGTCATACTTGGTGCCCTATTGCTTGGTAGAGTGGTCTGTTCAGTATGCCCCTTTTCCATGCTGGCTGCACTGGCGCAAAATCTAAAGTGTTACAGTAAACAGCTGCCTAAGTATTTAACTCACCACTATTACATAATATTTATTTTCTTGTTTAGTTTAATCTTTTGGTATGAAGAATTTTTTAACATAAAGGACTCGCCATATCTAACAGGGTTGCTGTTGGCCACCATTGCAGCCGCAGCTATTACCTGCGGTTTCATATATAAAGGGCATGTTTGGTGCCGCTATATGTGCCCCCTAGGGGCGATTTTCTCCGTCTGCTCCACCCTGTCACTGGTTGAACTGCGAGCTAAAACGGATGTCTGCCAAAATAAGTGTCAAACGTTTAATTGCTTTAAAGGCAACACCCGGAGCGGCTGTCCTATGCTGCTGCACGCCATGTACATTGACAGTAATATCAACTGTAAACTCTGCCTAAAATGCGTCACAAACTGTCCTAACAATTCCATCACCTTTAGCATCAGGCCACCAGGTCGAGAAATTTGGCAGCTCTCCAACGTCCACGGGGGCATTGCAGCGCTGGTGCTTTTCTTTGCCTTCATGCTGATACCGCCATTAACCATAGAGAGCCTGAAAAACCTTTATCCCGACCACTGGAAACTGCTATTTAACCTTTTTTACTGGCTGCTATTTTCTCTACTGTTAGCAGTGGTTGTTGTATTTCTAAGAAAGCATATTTCCAGTAAGAATTTTACCCCCTACCTGAGAATGTCTTTGGCTTTTGTGCCGCTGTTAACTGCCTCCCATGTCTCTTATCAGTTAGGAGCCAAATTTGATGAATTAAACTCCATATTTATTCAGTTAGTATTTGCCAGCCAAGCTCCGTACCTGCTTACCGTCAGTGCCTGTAACTTTACCCAGTCCCTTCTTATGATTGTAGGACTGCTATTAACATTGTATTGCCTATTTAGAGTTTTCCCTCAACTAAAGCACCGATGGGTTGGTGGCACTGCCTTTGGGTTTAGTCTGGCATACTGTTTTATTATTTTGTTGTTCCTATGTGTTTAAATTGGGGCTATTATCAATTGTTTTTAGAAATTCTTTGATTTTATCCAGTACAACTTCAGGCTGTTCCTCAGTAAGAAAATGTCCTGCCTGGGGAAGTACCACAGACGGTCGGTGGTTTGGTAAAAGTCGTTCCAATACCTTAATAATCCTCGGTGGTGAAGATGGGTCCTTTAGTCCCCAGATAATTTGGGCAGGTACTTGCCAGCCATTAAGCATTTGTCCGGTCTTCAGCAGCATTCTATAAATAGGGTCTGATTTAAGGATTGGAATTTGCCTAATAGTACTTAGCTGGGCCTTTCGATCAGCCTTGCACCTATAAGGATACCCAAATCCCCGGCGGATTTTTTTGGTGAAAACATCCCTTCTGGAAAAAGCTAAGGGCATCACAAGCCTATGTAAGATATTTAGATTCTCTACCATCACTTCACCTATTACTGGGATTCGTAACGGCCAAAGAACTATGTAAGACCAGGGAGGCAGATAAGGGCTTTTTCCCCAAACTTCCGGTACCGAACCACTGTTATTTAAAATAACAAGCCCCTTGACCAAGTGCTTGTGTTCCGCAGCCCATGCCAGACCGACAATTCCGCCAATATCATGCACAACTAAAGTTATTTCATTTAACTCCATCTTTTCAATAAATTGTGCAAGTCGTTGTGATTGGGCCTGTAAACTGTAATCCTCACCGGCGGGCTTGTCTGAATAGCCAAAACCTAAAAAGTCAGGCACTATACAGCGATACTCTTTACTCAGTTCCGGGATAAAATTACGGTAAAGGTAACCCCAGGTTGGGTTACCATGCAGCATTATCAGAACCCCTCCACTGCCCTCATCCAAGTAGTGCATTTTATACCCGGCTATTTCAATAAAATTTGAATGAAAATCAAAGCCCTCCGGTTTCAAACCCTCACCCTCCCACTGTCCAACCTTGACCATACATTGCCTGGCAAATCGGCACTCACAAAGTGCAAGAATAGATATCTATAAAATATCATACTTTCCAAAAGACATCGAGTTTTTTCATATACCTCCATTTCTATGGTAGAAAATACCTAAGTAATTTATTTGAGATTCTAGCAGGAATTATCTGGGGCAAAGGCGAATATTTTTTGTGGACAATATCACTATGGATTCTTACTATTTTTTGATTCTAATAGAATAATGCTCCGAGCCCCTTCAACCTAAAAGATACGTCACATCCACGGTTATCGGGCCGACAGGGTTTACCTGGAAACAGGTAGGCCTCCCATTGTGGAAAGGAGCCTTCATCAGGTCAATTTAGATCCGGTTGGCTTACTTTCAGTCACCCGGATCTTTTTTATTTGAAAGGGGGTTTATGACAAGTTATCATTGCACAATCCTGTAGAAAAATTATAAGGAGGGTAACTTTATGAGAAGACAATTATCTATTATCTTGGCTTTATTACTGTTTATTTCCATTGGTGCGGCAGCAGCCTATGCCGGACAGTCTGATGTAAATGTGGTTGTTAACGACGAGTCGGTATTGTTTCCGGATCAAGGGGCCTTTATTGACACCGATACAAACAGAACTTACGTTCCTATACGGTTTGTTAGTGAGGCCTTAGGTGCTAAAGTTAACTGGGATAAGGACGCCCAAGCGGCCACTGTTACGCTGGGAAAATCCGTTATTACCATGCCTGTGGACAGCAACCAAGCCACTGTAAACGAAAAAAATGTGCAGCTTGATGCGCCGGCCATGCTGAAAAACCAGCGCTTATTAGTGCCGCTGCGCTTTGTCAGTGAGGCTTTGGATAAGGACGTAGAGTGGAACGAAGCCGAGCGAACTGTTTATATAAGTGCGGGACCATTCATTCGAATGGCAAGCACTATCGGACCCATTGACGCCGGAATTGTAGGCACCTTGACCAATCTCTTTGAGGAAAAAACAGGCATTAAAGTGGAATTTGTGGGCGCAGGTACAGGCAAAGCCCTAGAAATGTCCAAAACCGGGGATTTTGACCTGGTGCAGGTGCATGCCCGGGCCCTTGAGGAACAGTTTGTTGCCGAAGGTTATGGCACCGAGCGCATCCCCCTGATGTATAACGACTTTGTCATCGTTGGTCCAAAGTCTGACACCGCAGGAATTAGGGGACTGACCCCTTCAGAAGCCTTGAATCGAATTATGGAAACAGAGTCGTTGTTTATCAGCCGTGGCGACCGTTCCGGCACCCACGTCGGTGAGATGGAACTTTGGAAAGCCGCAGAACTGGAACCCCAGGGCGATTGGTACGTAGTCTGGGAGGGAGGTCCCCAAGGAAATAGCGCCACCCTGCGTTACACCGATGAACAACAGGCCTATACCTTCATGGATCGGGCCACCTACCTTGTTCTAAAGGATGAGATCAGCTTAGATGTTCTGGTGGAGAAACACGAATCACTGCTAAATTTCATTACCCTAATCCCGGTGAACCCGGAAAAATTCCCGCAGGTTAAGTATGATCTAGTGATGCAGTTCGTGGATTATGCAACCTCTATAGAAGCGCAAACGGTAATTGAAAACTTCAAGAAGGATGTCTACGGCGAGTCACTTTTCTTCCCCAATTCTGACCGTTGGCACGCCCATAAAGAGTAATAATGACGATGCGATACCATTTTAAACGCGCCCCGCTTGAAGGGGCGCGTTTTTTAAGTTGATAATCAAATATAAAAAGAATACTAAACAACATATCGGGTAAACTTATTAAAAAAATTAAAGAAAAGAGGGATTGGCATGCATACGCTTAGCCATTTACAAGAGGCTCTACACCAAAAGGAACAGGCACTTATTCAATACGTTCGTTATATGAGGGAATCCCAAGACAGTGATAACCAAGATATGGCAGCACTTTTTTCTGATCTTGCAAAAGCAGAGGAAAAACATATTGCTGTAATTAGAAATCAGGTGGCTAAATATAATAAGGGTTTACTTAATAAATATGAAAGTATAAATGAGTATAATTCACAACACTCCACCTACAGAGACGCACCCGAAAATTGATTCCATATAAACAAACCATCTATTATTAATGATGGTTTGTTTAATTATTGAAAACTATTAAATTGCCTTTAAGGTTTAACTCCTTTATTTTATTTAGCAAGTAATCACGCTGTTTTTCCCTTCGTGATGCAGTTGCCTTTAACTCTTCCAATAAATAATATTCTATTAGTCGATAATCTAATTGAGTATTAGCAACATTTACATAAGCCTTAACCAATGACGAACAGACTTTGAATTTCCACTGGGCAAACATAGGATCATTAGTTAATATGAATGAGCTAATACCGCCTAAATCCCTTTCAGGGTGAGTAATACATATATCTTCAAAATCAATACCGTAAAAATTATCTCCGGTAAATATAAAATTACGCAGGTTTAAGTCTGATTTGCAAAAACAATATTCACCTTGCCTCTCAGTACTGTGTAAATGATAGAGCCACTTAGCAAGGCTATTAACCCAAGATTGGTGGATTGTCTTGGGATTTGTCAATAAATCTGTCAAAAGGATTCCTTCTATATACTCCATAATAATTACTCTGCTGTTGCTCCAAATTATTCGGGGCACCAAAAGACCCTTTTGTCTTAGGTTACATATTATGGCAGTCTCTTGATCGGCTTTTCCATTGACATATTCCTTAATTATATATTTAGACTTCACTGTTTCTCTGTTTATTGTATCCACTAAAAAAACTCTATTTCTAAAACTGAATTTTCGATGGTAATTTAAAATTCTTACTCTTAATAACTCTTCCAGCCTAGACTGCCATTCCATTTTTCGTCTTCCTTATTTTAATAGTAATATCACGATCTGGGTCATAACTGTCTAATTGGGAAAATACCTTTTCTAATCTGCGTTTAATATTTAATTGTTGAAAGTAATCTAAAGATATTTCCTGACTGCCAAGTTTAACAGTAACTTCATTGCTAACCATGCATTCTGAGCTCTTTGCTTTACCCTTTAATATTTGAGATGCTAATGTTCGGCAGCTGCTACCACATTTTTGACAATGCTCAATCTCATTGATAAATGGTAAATAATGGTTCATTTTATCCTCAATAAAATCCACTAGTCTCTCAGCATCTAATAGGGCGTTAAAAACCGGAATACCCTTATAAGTGGTTTTTACATTAGATATACGTCCGGATAAAGCAATTACCAAATCATTTTTGCGCTCCTCAATTTCTTTTTCATTCTTGACACATAGAATTTTCGGGACAAGTGTATTGGAAATCCCTTCCATAACCACATAATCATGGTCAAAAAATGTTAGTATTTTTTCTAAGGGTAGTTTTTGAGGAATTAACACATCTGTTTCCATCAAACCCCTAGCCACTACCATTTCAGCCCCAGCTTGCTTATGCCGCCAGGTATTAGTACCAACAGTATCCAGTGCAAATCCTTCAAAGTGAATATTTTTAATTGAGCCAACCCGATAACCCCTTTTACAGAGTTCGTTAATAATTTTTTCAACAGTTGTGGTTTTACCGGATTGGGTAACTCCAAAAACCGAGAAGACTTTCAAAAAAATCACTTCCTTAATCAACATTAGAAGCCTTTTAAATACTAACCATACGCAGTTATATTCCTGTTGACCAAAGATTTATATACATGATTGGTAATCAAGCCAAC
This genomic interval from Desulfofalx alkaliphila DSM 12257 contains the following:
- a CDS encoding sigma 54-interacting transcriptional regulator: MLFSLQAPKSLVYETLQGLNLFKDVPADQLHIISKGCNIVTLRNNQHIVSQGDMLRNFFIVLHGELEVYVEDEFGEKFVLHRLLAGDYYGDICLLTGEPSHVSINSAKRSKIIIFDDEAFQKLIQLIPQINNTIIKNLSYQLKQINIKKTSVKNKQLALSNFLLESRTYLKKLVGKSRFTKKLRHIIDEQAKHCEPLLITGEKGTGKLLVANLIHNKSIRKKFPFIVVDCEELVHDVEGIKLLGPLSKETSQLYQFSYLDLAKGGSLYLNDIELLPKETLLRLLKYVDQHRDVRIIMASTVTDPGQYIERKKTGINTASLFNNSLHLDPLRSRKRDIPELINYFVNLKCKKYEKETNITLSSDAVEKLLSHDYQQSNIQELEEIIDRAVLLTDGEVIEADSIIIGEVNRSRPGFNLLDLSIFKELVYKRTWPQRVQMMVTVIFLGVLIISFWGGHQFQWINVFTWKVLGPAVILGALLLGRVVCSVCPFSMLAALAQNLKCYSKQLPKYLTHHYYIIFIFLFSLIFWYEEFFNIKDSPYLTGLLLATIAAAAITCGFIYKGHVWCRYMCPLGAIFSVCSTLSLVELRAKTDVCQNKCQTFNCFKGNTRSGCPMLLHAMYIDSNINCKLCLKCVTNCPNNSITFSIRPPGREIWQLSNVHGGIAALVLFFAFMLIPPLTIESLKNLYPDHWKLLFNLFYWLLFSLLLAVVVVFLRKHISSKNFTPYLRMSLAFVPLLTASHVSYQLGAKFDELNSIFIQLVFASQAPYLLTVSACNFTQSLLMIVGLLLTLYCLFRVFPQLKHRWVGGTAFGFSLAYCFIILLFLCV
- a CDS encoding alpha/beta fold hydrolase yields the protein MKPEGFDFHSNFIEIAGYKMHYLDEGSGGVLIMLHGNPTWGYLYRNFIPELSKEYRCIVPDFLGFGYSDKPAGEDYSLQAQSQRLAQFIEKMELNEITLVVHDIGGIVGLAWAAEHKHLVKGLVILNNSGSVPEVWGKSPYLPPWSYIVLWPLRIPVIGEVMVENLNILHRLVMPLAFSRRDVFTKKIRRGFGYPYRCKADRKAQLSTIRQIPILKSDPIYRMLLKTGQMLNGWQVPAQIIWGLKDPSSPPRIIKVLERLLPNHRPSVVLPQAGHFLTEEQPEVVLDKIKEFLKTIDNSPNLNT
- a CDS encoding stalk domain-containing protein, which gives rise to MRRQLSIILALLLFISIGAAAAYAGQSDVNVVVNDESVLFPDQGAFIDTDTNRTYVPIRFVSEALGAKVNWDKDAQAATVTLGKSVITMPVDSNQATVNEKNVQLDAPAMLKNQRLLVPLRFVSEALDKDVEWNEAERTVYISAGPFIRMASTIGPIDAGIVGTLTNLFEEKTGIKVEFVGAGTGKALEMSKTGDFDLVQVHARALEEQFVAEGYGTERIPLMYNDFVIVGPKSDTAGIRGLTPSEALNRIMETESLFISRGDRSGTHVGEMELWKAAELEPQGDWYVVWEGGPQGNSATLRYTDEQQAYTFMDRATYLVLKDEISLDVLVEKHESLLNFITLIPVNPEKFPQVKYDLVMQFVDYATSIEAQTVIENFKKDVYGESLFFPNSDRWHAHKE
- a CDS encoding RIO1 family regulatory kinase/ATPase codes for the protein MEWQSRLEELLRVRILNYHRKFSFRNRVFLVDTINRETVKSKYIIKEYVNGKADQETAIICNLRQKGLLVPRIIWSNSRVIIMEYIEGILLTDLLTNPKTIHQSWVNSLAKWLYHLHSTERQGEYCFCKSDLNLRNFIFTGDNFYGIDFEDICITHPERDLGGISSFILTNDPMFAQWKFKVCSSLVKAYVNVANTQLDYRLIEYYLLEELKATASRREKQRDYLLNKIKELNLKGNLIVFNN
- the mobB gene encoding molybdopterin-guanine dinucleotide biosynthesis protein B gives rise to the protein MIKEVIFLKVFSVFGVTQSGKTTTVEKIINELCKRGYRVGSIKNIHFEGFALDTVGTNTWRHKQAGAEMVVARGLMETDVLIPQKLPLEKILTFFDHDYVVMEGISNTLVPKILCVKNEKEIEERKNDLVIALSGRISNVKTTYKGIPVFNALLDAERLVDFIEDKMNHYLPFINEIEHCQKCGSSCRTLASQILKGKAKSSECMVSNEVTVKLGSQEISLDYFQQLNIKRRLEKVFSQLDSYDPDRDITIKIRKTKNGMAV